The Methanoplanus sp. FWC-SCC4 genome has a window encoding:
- a CDS encoding putative hemolysin: MTEKIRTGTAKKSLAIAVFLIAIAVMATMFAGCTGQDNQNPATPTEDTEKIVKTGTVTYIDLEGGFYGIIADDGTKYLPLNLDDYFKKDNLTVKFTATEKKDTMTVQQWGTPVEIEEMEISDVSYTHGGMIGMANPSAVWCDEQGYEYKIVKDTKGSEYGIAVLPDGTEVIAWDLYYKANGQETVVNKPVYNEKGEITGKEPVEVNPEYYTKSQISGMANPSAVWCEEQGYEYKIVKDTKGSEYGIAVLPDGTEVIAWDLYYKANGQETVVNKPVYNEKGEITGTEPVEKELAL; this comes from the coding sequence ATGACAGAAAAAATCAGAACAGGAACCGCAAAAAAATCCCTTGCAATTGCGGTCTTCCTGATAGCAATAGCAGTTATGGCAACAATGTTTGCCGGATGCACAGGCCAGGACAATCAAAATCCTGCAACCCCGACAGAAGATACGGAAAAAATCGTAAAAACCGGAACAGTCACATACATAGATCTCGAAGGCGGGTTCTACGGAATCATCGCAGATGACGGCACAAAGTACCTGCCCCTAAACCTCGACGATTATTTCAAAAAAGACAACCTGACAGTTAAATTCACTGCAACAGAAAAGAAGGACACAATGACAGTCCAGCAGTGGGGAACACCTGTTGAGATAGAAGAAATGGAGATATCCGATGTCTCATACACTCACGGAGGCATGATCGGAATGGCAAATCCGTCAGCTGTATGGTGCGACGAGCAGGGATACGAATACAAAATAGTCAAGGACACAAAAGGCAGCGAATACGGAATTGCAGTGCTCCCTGACGGAACAGAAGTAATTGCATGGGATCTGTACTACAAGGCAAACGGACAGGAAACAGTAGTAAACAAGCCCGTTTACAATGAAAAAGGCGAGATTACAGGAAAAGAGCCGGTTGAAGTAAACCCTGAATATTACACAAAATCACAGATCTCCGGAATGGCAAACCCCTCAGCTGTATGGTGTGAAGAGCAGGGATACGAATACAAAATAGTCAAGGACACAAAAGGCAGCGAATACGGAATTGCAGTACTCCCTGACGGAACAGAAGTAATTGCATGGGACCTGTACTACAAGGCAAACGGACAGGAAACAGTAGTAAACAAGCCCGTTTACAATGAAAAAGGCGAAATCACAGGAACAGAGCCTGTAGAAAAAGAACTTGCACTCTGA
- a CDS encoding MBL fold metallo-hydrolase yields the protein MKLTVLVDNNTITDSYYKGEPALSYHIEDGGKQILFDTGYSGIFIENAEKSGINLLMTDYIVLSHAHIDHTGGLPALMHYHEAAENSGAERKRPVLIAHPDIFRTIEAEGFGNIGMPVSKEEVENFADIILTNSPFKITERSTYLGETETLFDFESSQPTGFIPDGERDRMKPDPVKDDSAIVYSGKDGIFIITGCSHHGICSVVEKAKQVCPADKVTGVIGGFHLLNETEERLNKTAEYLSLNISGCIFPAHCTDLAAKTAILQKNKVRETGSGCSYKLL from the coding sequence ATGAAGCTTACAGTACTTGTGGATAACAACACAATAACCGACAGTTATTACAAAGGAGAACCTGCCCTCTCATACCATATCGAAGACGGCGGCAAACAGATTTTATTTGACACCGGTTACTCCGGCATCTTTATTGAAAACGCTGAAAAATCCGGCATAAACCTTCTGATGACCGACTACATAGTGCTCTCGCATGCACACATTGATCACACAGGCGGACTCCCGGCTCTCATGCACTATCATGAAGCCGCGGAAAATTCAGGTGCAGAGAGAAAAAGGCCGGTATTAATTGCACACCCCGATATTTTCAGAACCATTGAGGCTGAAGGGTTTGGAAACATCGGGATGCCGGTTTCAAAAGAGGAAGTCGAAAATTTTGCAGACATAATCCTGACAAATTCCCCCTTTAAAATAACAGAGAGGAGTACATACCTCGGCGAAACAGAAACCCTGTTTGACTTTGAATCATCACAGCCGACAGGTTTTATACCAGACGGGGAAAGAGACAGGATGAAACCCGACCCGGTTAAAGACGATTCTGCAATTGTGTATTCAGGCAAAGACGGAATTTTCATAATCACCGGATGCTCACATCACGGAATATGTTCGGTCGTTGAGAAGGCAAAACAGGTATGCCCAGCAGACAAAGTGACCGGAGTCATTGGCGGATTTCATCTGCTAAACGAAACGGAGGAAAGACTGAACAAAACGGCAGAATATCTCTCTCTAAATATCAGTGGATGCATTTTTCCGGCACACTGCACAGACCTCGCCGCCAAAACCGCGATTTTACAAAAGAACAAAGTGCGGGAAACAGGCTCGGGATGCAGTTACAAATTACTATAA